From the Bdellovibrio reynosensis genome, one window contains:
- a CDS encoding sugar phosphate nucleotidyltransferase: MNVMLLAAGEGTRLRPYTLTLPKPAIPFLTLPLAAHALAFLGKTPIDKLVVNTFHLPGKIHELFHSLSHGAKDLIFSDEVGEILGSGGGLSKARAHFIGGGHFVMMNADEVILPAEPDILEKALAHHIESDALATLLVMNHAGVGTQFGGVWADSKNGVRGFGKASINGGNKGWHFVGVQILSERVFDYLPKEGVSNILYDALTAAIQNGEHVEAFPFECSWFETGNPKDFLEASETCFEYLVAHQSCFQKDALETRIKKYGKDQIQVRARGTGKYIIAESAKVDESAVIEGLLVAGPQSFIGPGSKLKNVIVNTNGSVPAGAEISDSILL, translated from the coding sequence ATGAATGTGATGTTGCTGGCCGCGGGGGAAGGCACCCGCCTTCGTCCCTACACTTTAACTTTACCTAAGCCAGCAATTCCATTTCTGACTTTACCACTCGCGGCCCATGCATTGGCATTCCTTGGCAAGACACCCATAGACAAGTTGGTCGTTAATACTTTTCATCTACCAGGAAAAATCCACGAGCTTTTCCACAGTCTTTCCCATGGTGCTAAAGATTTGATTTTTTCAGATGAAGTTGGCGAGATCCTTGGCAGTGGTGGTGGTTTAAGTAAAGCTCGCGCGCACTTCATAGGTGGCGGACATTTTGTCATGATGAATGCTGATGAAGTTATTTTGCCCGCTGAACCTGATATTCTTGAAAAGGCGTTAGCTCATCACATTGAATCAGACGCACTCGCTACACTTTTAGTGATGAATCACGCCGGTGTTGGCACTCAGTTCGGTGGCGTTTGGGCTGATTCCAAAAACGGTGTTCGCGGTTTCGGGAAAGCTTCTATAAACGGAGGCAACAAGGGTTGGCACTTTGTAGGGGTGCAAATCCTTTCTGAACGAGTCTTTGATTATCTTCCTAAAGAAGGCGTTTCAAATATTCTTTATGATGCTTTAACTGCTGCCATACAAAATGGTGAACACGTGGAAGCTTTTCCTTTTGAATGTTCATGGTTTGAAACTGGTAATCCAAAGGATTTTCTTGAGGCTTCTGAAACCTGTTTTGAGTATTTGGTGGCTCACCAAAGTTGCTTTCAAAAGGATGCCTTAGAAACAAGAATTAAAAAATACGGTAAAGATCAAATTCAAGTTCGTGCACGCGGCACGGGGAAATATATCATCGCTGAAAGTGCTAAGGTTGATGAGTCTGCTGTGATTGAAGGTTTGCTTGTGGCAGGACCGCAAAGTTTTATAGGTCCTGGATCTAAATTAAAAAATGTCATAGTGAACACCAACGGATCTGTGCCTGCTGGTGCTGAGATTTCTGATTCAATCTTATTATAA
- a CDS encoding aminoglycoside phosphotransferase family protein has protein sequence MRIFLMVTHDEFLNPFLSRSLKSDSYKVFSLAGDASNRRYYRVVLDAQSWVLMRWEPFQPDNYPFLSVLNHFAKNGVHVPQVIAMSPQEGLVLLEDLGDLTLERKYWESQSQEPALEFYQMAIDEIVKIHHPATLDKSDCTAFKIKFDTEKFLWEMNYGKDNLLSGILKFNFSESANKEIGDIFLDICSRLDKEPKRIAHRDYHSRNLMIKLDQMSVIDFQDARLGPIQYDLVSLMRDSYVDMNDKMANRLIEYYLDKSKEYLPKDFSREQFDRTYELQSIQRCFKACGSFASFFHLREDRRYLKYLPGTLRRVMKAINEFPEYKAFGDVLIDSGALERKYESL, from the coding sequence GTGAGAATTTTTCTTATGGTCACTCACGATGAATTTTTAAATCCGTTTCTATCTCGTTCCCTTAAATCTGATTCCTACAAAGTTTTTTCTTTGGCAGGAGATGCTTCAAACCGAAGATACTATCGCGTTGTTCTTGATGCACAGTCTTGGGTTTTGATGCGTTGGGAACCTTTTCAACCTGACAACTACCCTTTCTTAAGTGTTTTAAATCACTTCGCTAAAAATGGAGTTCACGTCCCCCAAGTAATTGCCATGTCTCCGCAAGAGGGACTTGTTCTGCTTGAAGACTTAGGCGATCTGACTTTAGAAAGAAAATACTGGGAAAGCCAAAGCCAGGAGCCAGCTCTTGAATTTTATCAAATGGCCATTGATGAGATAGTTAAGATTCATCATCCTGCAACCTTGGATAAGTCAGACTGCACTGCTTTTAAAATTAAGTTTGATACAGAAAAATTCCTATGGGAAATGAACTACGGTAAAGACAATTTACTTTCAGGTATTTTAAAATTTAATTTTAGTGAGTCCGCGAACAAAGAAATTGGCGACATCTTTTTAGATATTTGCTCTCGCCTTGATAAAGAACCAAAGCGCATTGCCCACCGCGATTACCATTCTCGCAATTTGATGATCAAGTTAGATCAAATGAGTGTTATTGATTTTCAAGATGCACGTTTAGGACCGATTCAATATGACTTAGTAAGCTTGATGAGAGACTCTTACGTTGATATGAACGACAAGATGGCTAACAGACTTATTGAGTACTATTTAGATAAATCTAAGGAATACTTGCCTAAAGATTTTTCCCGTGAACAATTCGATCGCACTTATGAACTGCAATCCATTCAACGTTGCTTTAAAGCTTGCGGCAGTTTTGCAAGCTTCTTCCACTTGCGTGAAGACCGCAGATATTTAAAGTATCTGCCAGGAACTTTACGTCGCGTGATGAAAGCTATTAATGAATTCCCAGAGTATAAGGCATTTGGTGATGTGCTTATTGATTCTGGGGCGTTAGAAAGAAAGTACGAATCATTATGA
- a CDS encoding sigma 54-interacting transcriptional regulator: MINWDEFEHIHVINKLKQILSAWWNIDVVFTDERGALKGYDSDKVTFSNPAINALVRKEAGQASIAELVTKSLDDLRTSQNRFSLRKWDMVGFDVGVFPIMIENDCVGTVVAMGFFRDSNFTSRLTEIRERLAAFGMSGEVIEKCLGKLKFLDDQERAHFGELCELVAQEIVTLHLEISSREDRIKELNKELGNRFKYDNMIGKSKPMQSLYALMDKIKGADSTVLVQGENGTGKELIAKSIHYNSHRKDKPFVIQNCSAFNDNLLESELFGHVKGSFTGALKDKKGLFEMADKGTFFLDEIGDTSPQMQVKLLRVLQEGTFMPVGATESRKVDVRIVAATNRNLKEMVEQGTFREDLYYRLNVINIRVPPLRERKEDIPFLVDFFLAKIHDQQGGPKRQIMKRALEKLYDYPWPGNVRELQNEIERLCVLSGDETKLMAELLSPKVLEAGEKNKVQGSRLHGKLKDALEDLEREMIREGLRRTGWNKSKLAKELGISRAGLIMKVEKYGLDKRKLAR; this comes from the coding sequence ATGATTAATTGGGATGAGTTTGAACATATACATGTCATCAACAAGCTCAAACAGATTCTCAGCGCGTGGTGGAACATTGACGTTGTCTTTACAGATGAGCGTGGTGCTTTAAAAGGCTACGACTCTGACAAAGTGACTTTTAGTAATCCAGCAATCAATGCTTTGGTTAGAAAAGAAGCTGGGCAAGCAAGCATCGCTGAACTTGTAACTAAATCTTTGGATGATCTTCGCACATCTCAAAATCGTTTCTCTTTACGCAAATGGGACATGGTTGGGTTTGATGTGGGTGTATTCCCTATCATGATTGAAAATGACTGCGTTGGTACTGTTGTAGCAATGGGTTTTTTCCGCGACTCTAACTTCACTTCTCGTTTAACCGAAATTCGCGAGCGTTTAGCTGCTTTCGGCATGTCTGGCGAAGTGATTGAAAAATGCCTAGGCAAATTGAAATTCCTTGATGACCAAGAGCGCGCTCACTTTGGTGAACTTTGTGAACTTGTTGCTCAAGAAATCGTGACTCTTCACTTAGAGATCAGTTCCCGTGAAGATCGAATCAAAGAACTGAATAAAGAGCTTGGTAACAGATTTAAATACGACAACATGATCGGTAAATCTAAACCAATGCAGTCATTGTATGCTTTGATGGATAAAATCAAGGGTGCAGATTCAACAGTTCTGGTACAAGGTGAAAACGGTACAGGTAAAGAGTTGATCGCGAAATCGATCCACTATAACTCACACCGCAAAGACAAACCTTTCGTGATTCAAAACTGTTCTGCCTTCAATGACAACTTATTGGAATCAGAATTATTCGGTCACGTTAAAGGATCTTTCACTGGCGCTCTTAAAGATAAAAAAGGTCTTTTCGAGATGGCAGATAAAGGTACATTCTTCCTAGATGAAATCGGTGATACTTCACCACAAATGCAAGTTAAGCTTCTTCGCGTATTGCAAGAAGGAACTTTCATGCCAGTAGGTGCGACTGAATCTAGAAAAGTAGATGTTCGTATCGTAGCGGCAACAAATAGAAACTTAAAAGAAATGGTTGAGCAAGGTACATTCCGTGAAGACTTGTACTATCGCTTAAACGTTATTAACATCCGCGTTCCACCTCTTCGTGAAAGAAAAGAAGATATCCCTTTCCTAGTGGATTTCTTCTTGGCAAAAATCCACGACCAACAAGGTGGACCAAAACGCCAAATCATGAAGCGTGCTTTAGAAAAGCTTTATGATTATCCATGGCCAGGTAACGTGCGTGAATTGCAAAATGAAATCGAAAGACTTTGTGTACTTTCTGGTGACGAAACTAAGTTGATGGCTGAATTGCTTTCTCCGAAAGTTTTGGAAGCTGGCGAGAAAAATAAAGTTCAAGGTTCTCGTTTGCACGGTAAGTTAAAAGATGCTCTTGAAGATCTAGAGCGCGAAATGATTCGCGAGGGTCTTCGCCGCACAGGTTGGAACAAATCCAAACTTGCTAAAGAGTTGGGTATCAGCCGCGCGGGTCTTATCATGAAGGTTGAAAAGTACGGCCTTGATAAAAGAAAACTAGCGCGCTAA
- a CDS encoding ABC transporter ATP-binding protein: protein MLVEIKKLAAELKPYKKTITIIAITGVIYALASARIALMTKSLFDALSAAKHDDIMMLVPLAMLLALITAVTRYYHIYLMNYVAECVVQGLRQKLQQKFMRLNLSFHNNYAAGSGGLISRILNDMRIIQDGLRVVADIFLHPLLLIFLLGNLFYIDWKLTLATMIMVPIVGAILKNISRSMRKYIPQERDSMEYMTSTIKESLDGVRIIQSFNLEKDMADRLTRDSDKYLGIRKTIYKRQEAAGPATEFIATAIVMTALLYTSYQVAAGKATPGTFIGFITSLLMLNQPIKRFQEAYVRIQEVVISAQRIFSIIEDPSEVPESPKNLPFPKDWKKITYRDVSFTYGKDMILKNINLTINRGEVVALVGASGSGKSTIVNLLERFFDATSGEILIDDVNILDINLKDLRRNVALVTQDVFLFSDSIEKNIWAGDYTRDRAQIMAMAKLANAHDFIMKMPQGYESKVGDRGSLLSGGEKQRISIARAMFKDAPLLILDEATSALDTASEIEVQKGLDHLMEGRTALVIAHRLSTIQKADKIVVLKNGQIVEVGSHQNLLSQQGEYFRFHSLQHT from the coding sequence ATGTTAGTTGAAATTAAAAAGCTCGCAGCGGAACTAAAACCATATAAAAAGACAATCACGATCATCGCCATTACGGGCGTGATCTATGCTTTAGCTTCAGCGCGAATTGCTCTAATGACCAAGTCATTGTTCGATGCCCTGTCAGCAGCAAAACATGACGACATCATGATGCTTGTTCCCCTGGCTATGCTTTTAGCTTTGATTACTGCGGTGACTCGTTATTACCACATTTATCTAATGAACTACGTGGCTGAATGTGTAGTGCAAGGTCTTCGTCAGAAACTGCAGCAAAAGTTCATGCGCTTAAATCTTTCTTTTCATAATAATTATGCCGCAGGCTCCGGTGGTCTTATTAGCCGCATCCTAAATGACATGCGAATAATTCAAGATGGATTGCGTGTCGTTGCGGATATTTTTCTTCATCCACTCTTGCTTATCTTTCTATTAGGAAATCTTTTTTACATCGACTGGAAGCTGACATTAGCAACGATGATCATGGTTCCAATAGTTGGTGCAATTTTAAAAAACATTTCCCGCAGCATGCGCAAATATATTCCTCAAGAGCGTGACTCTATGGAATACATGACCTCTACAATCAAAGAAAGTTTAGATGGGGTTCGCATTATCCAGTCTTTCAATCTTGAAAAAGATATGGCGGATCGTCTTACCCGCGATTCTGATAAGTATCTTGGCATTCGTAAGACCATTTATAAGCGCCAAGAAGCCGCAGGACCTGCGACTGAGTTCATTGCTACAGCCATTGTAATGACGGCCCTTTTATATACAAGCTATCAAGTAGCAGCCGGCAAAGCGACTCCTGGTACGTTTATTGGATTTATCACCTCACTACTTATGTTGAATCAGCCTATTAAGCGCTTCCAGGAAGCCTATGTGCGAATTCAAGAGGTAGTAATTTCTGCGCAAAGAATTTTTTCGATCATCGAAGATCCCTCTGAAGTGCCAGAAAGTCCTAAGAATCTTCCATTTCCTAAAGACTGGAAAAAAATCACTTACCGCGATGTGAGCTTCACATACGGTAAGGATATGATTCTTAAAAACATCAATCTGACCATCAATCGCGGTGAAGTCGTGGCCTTGGTGGGCGCTAGCGGGAGTGGAAAATCAACCATCGTCAATTTACTTGAGCGCTTCTTTGATGCGACTTCTGGGGAAATCCTAATTGATGACGTTAATATCCTAGACATCAACTTAAAGGATTTACGTCGCAACGTCGCTTTAGTGACCCAAGATGTCTTTCTATTTAGTGACAGCATTGAAAAGAACATCTGGGCAGGCGACTACACCAGAGATCGCGCGCAAATCATGGCCATGGCCAAATTAGCTAATGCCCACGACTTTATTATGAAGATGCCTCAGGGCTACGAAAGTAAAGTTGGCGATCGTGGAAGTCTTCTTTCTGGTGGTGAAAAGCAGCGTATCAGTATTGCTCGCGCCATGTTTAAAGATGCACCCCTACTTATTTTAGATGAAGCTACAAGTGCTTTAGACACCGCAAGCGAGATCGAAGTACAAAAAGGTCTAGATCATTTAATGGAAGGCCGTACAGCCTTAGTCATCGCTCACCGTTTATCGACAATTCAAAAGGCAGACAAAATTGTTGTTCTTAAAAACGGACAGATTGTTGAGGTTGGCAGCCATCAAAACTTGCTTTCCCAACAAGGTGAATACTTCCGTTTTCACAGTTTACAGCACACCTAA
- the uvrA gene encoding excinuclease ABC subunit UvrA, translating into MKDIHLWGVKQNNLKNIEVKIPVGSMTVICGPSGSGKSSLAFETLFAEGQRRFIESMSNYARQFLNKAPKPDIEGISNIPPAISIEQKNTIKSSRSTVGTTTEIIDYLRLLFEKIGKSYCPTHHLPTEKESVTEATDKVIKSFNGKRGYILVEISEEGRVAQAKKLHSLLLQDGYLRIYVPKVDPTKAVVKTTAKAATKKTAKKAAKKEEPLVESVPEVVAKGGITQEEMGTVLEIGDAAAIKKGLPKETFYLVIDRMSFNEDERGRIADSMTQAYEASIKYNTNIITRKATVLTTEGQRLQLSEESSCPACGYTPPPLTSRLFSFNSPIGACGTCKGFGNILDIDEAKVVPNSNLSIAQGALSPFWMPSAAHEKKQLLAYCKKAKIDTHTPWKDLLKSQRDVIWNGDKEFFGVRGLFEYLDQIKYKMHVRVFISRFRSPFLCPTCKGARLRTEANNVLINSSNINDLSNVTVEELCQFFQKLEVTPHQQEVAGEVLKQIRSRLEFLMRVGVHYLSLNRETRTLSGGEYQRLILANQLGMGLSQALYVLDEPTVGLHPRDNDRLISILKDLKELGNTLVIVEHDHDVIKSSEHIIEMGPGSGYLGGEVVYAGSTEKFYNYEKSITVPYLKPSKNFAPLRVSRPVDVESYKIKLELKGAKGHNLKNLDVVIPLNRLVTVTGVSGSGKSTLISKTLYPALARALDIEYMPAQEYAALEGVEHIKNVLLIDQSPIGKSARSSPITYLKAFDAIRTIMATTPEAQTRGYTPGTFSLNVDGGRCPACKGTGYEEIDMQFMDNVVIPCDVCDSKKYRPEILEIQYKDKNIHQILSMTVNEAMNFFVAHPNIRKPLSVLKEVGLDYLQLGQPANSLSGGESQRLKIAKELSQVQQKSTLYILDEPTTGLHFREVDLLMKVLSKLIETGGSVVVVEHNLDVIRGSDYVIDLGPEAGKKGGNIVAQGSPEDVMKVKKSLTGQYLKRYIDSHGA; encoded by the coding sequence ATGAAAGATATTCACCTCTGGGGGGTGAAACAAAACAATCTGAAGAACATTGAGGTCAAGATACCCGTTGGATCTATGACGGTTATTTGTGGTCCCAGTGGTTCAGGAAAGTCTTCGCTGGCTTTTGAAACTCTTTTTGCCGAAGGTCAGCGCCGCTTTATTGAAAGTATGTCGAACTATGCGCGACAATTTTTAAATAAAGCACCTAAGCCGGATATCGAAGGAATTAGTAATATCCCTCCGGCAATTTCGATCGAACAAAAAAATACTATTAAAAGTTCCCGTTCAACGGTTGGTACTACGACCGAAATTATCGATTATCTTCGTTTGCTTTTTGAAAAAATCGGTAAGTCCTACTGCCCGACTCATCACCTACCGACTGAAAAAGAAAGTGTCACAGAAGCCACTGATAAAGTGATAAAAAGCTTTAACGGTAAGCGTGGATACATTCTTGTAGAGATTTCTGAAGAAGGCCGCGTTGCTCAAGCTAAGAAACTTCACTCTTTGCTTTTGCAGGATGGGTACTTGCGCATCTACGTTCCGAAAGTGGATCCAACTAAAGCAGTCGTAAAGACAACGGCTAAAGCTGCCACCAAGAAGACAGCTAAAAAAGCTGCGAAAAAAGAAGAGCCTTTAGTTGAATCTGTACCAGAAGTTGTAGCCAAAGGTGGAATCACTCAAGAAGAAATGGGCACCGTTTTAGAAATCGGTGATGCGGCTGCGATTAAAAAAGGCTTACCGAAAGAAACTTTCTATTTAGTTATTGATCGTATGAGCTTTAATGAGGATGAAAGAGGTCGTATCGCCGACTCTATGACTCAAGCTTATGAAGCAAGTATCAAGTACAACACGAATATCATCACACGAAAAGCCACTGTTCTAACGACAGAAGGTCAACGTTTACAGTTAAGCGAAGAAAGTTCGTGCCCTGCTTGTGGGTACACTCCACCACCGCTCACCTCTCGCCTATTTAGCTTTAATTCACCAATCGGTGCTTGTGGCACTTGTAAAGGCTTTGGAAATATTTTGGATATCGATGAAGCCAAAGTAGTTCCAAATTCTAATCTCAGTATCGCCCAAGGTGCCTTGTCTCCGTTTTGGATGCCAAGTGCAGCTCATGAAAAAAAGCAGCTTCTGGCTTACTGTAAAAAAGCGAAGATTGATACGCACACACCATGGAAGGATTTATTAAAATCCCAACGCGATGTTATTTGGAATGGTGATAAAGAATTCTTCGGCGTTCGTGGTTTGTTTGAATATTTAGATCAAATCAAATACAAGATGCACGTGCGAGTCTTCATTTCTCGCTTTCGCAGTCCTTTCTTATGTCCTACATGTAAGGGAGCACGACTTCGCACTGAAGCGAATAATGTTTTAATTAATAGTTCCAACATCAATGATCTTTCAAATGTGACCGTAGAAGAACTTTGCCAGTTCTTCCAAAAGCTTGAAGTTACTCCCCATCAGCAAGAAGTAGCAGGCGAAGTGTTAAAGCAGATTCGTTCCCGCTTAGAGTTTTTAATGCGCGTTGGGGTTCATTATCTTTCACTTAATCGTGAAACAAGAACTTTATCTGGTGGTGAATACCAGCGTTTGATTTTAGCTAATCAGTTGGGCATGGGACTATCCCAAGCTCTTTACGTTCTTGATGAACCAACAGTGGGTTTACATCCTCGCGATAATGATCGCCTGATTTCAATTCTTAAAGACCTTAAAGAACTTGGGAACACGCTTGTCATTGTTGAACATGACCATGACGTTATCAAATCTAGTGAACACATCATCGAAATGGGCCCAGGCTCTGGTTATCTTGGTGGTGAAGTTGTTTATGCAGGATCTACAGAGAAATTCTATAACTACGAAAAATCCATCACCGTACCGTACTTAAAGCCTTCCAAAAACTTTGCACCCTTGCGAGTCAGCAGACCTGTAGATGTGGAAAGTTATAAGATCAAACTTGAGCTTAAAGGTGCAAAAGGCCACAACCTAAAAAACCTAGATGTTGTGATTCCATTAAATCGGTTAGTAACTGTGACCGGCGTCAGTGGATCAGGTAAGTCTACCTTGATTTCTAAAACTCTTTATCCAGCTTTGGCTCGAGCTTTAGATATTGAATATATGCCAGCGCAAGAATATGCCGCGTTGGAAGGTGTCGAGCATATTAAAAACGTGTTGCTTATCGATCAATCTCCGATTGGTAAATCAGCACGCAGCTCTCCGATCACTTACCTTAAAGCTTTTGATGCAATTCGTACGATCATGGCGACGACGCCTGAAGCACAGACCCGTGGTTATACTCCAGGCACTTTCAGCTTGAACGTCGATGGTGGTCGCTGTCCCGCTTGTAAAGGCACCGGTTACGAAGAAATCGATATGCAGTTCATGGATAACGTTGTTATCCCCTGTGACGTCTGTGACAGTAAAAAATACCGTCCAGAGATCTTAGAAATTCAGTATAAAGATAAAAATATTCACCAGATTCTTTCGATGACTGTGAATGAAGCCATGAATTTCTTTGTGGCTCACCCGAACATCCGTAAGCCTTTAAGCGTTCTTAAAGAGGTGGGATTAGATTACCTGCAACTGGGTCAACCAGCGAACTCTTTAAGCGGTGGAGAGTCTCAGCGCCTTAAAATCGCCAAAGAGCTATCCCAAGTTCAGCAAAAGTCGACTTTGTATATCCTAGATGAGCCTACAACCGGACTTCATTTCCGCGAGGTAGACTTGCTTATGAAGGTTTTAAGCAAGCTTATTGAAACTGGCGGCAGTGTGGTGGTTGTGGAACACAATTTAGACGTGATTCGCGGTTCTGATTATGTGATTGACCTCGGCCCTGAAGCAGGTAAAAAAGGCGGAAACATCGTGGCACAAGGCTCTCCAGAAGACGTAATGAAGGTCAAAAAGAGTCTGACCGGACAGTATTTAAAGCGCTACATCGACAGTCATGGCGCTTAA
- a CDS encoding penicillin-binding protein 1A yields the protein MFKKIALFIVALGLIGILSVYLIVKSVQAGLPQLITVKDYEPLLVSSVYDRHGKKIGEFFRERRTLVPYDKIPKNLVNAFLAAEDDQFFEHKGINLQAIMRATLANLRAGRSVQGGSTITQQVAKTLLLSSEKTLTRKVRDILLAIEMEKNLSKEDILFLYLNQIYFGQGAYGVEQAAQTYYHKTVNQLTIPEMAILAGLPQAPSRYSPVSNPLRAKERQIYVLRRMAEVGSITKDEAEKAIQEPVKVYVRENYEEYAPFFLETVRQLLVEQLGEDMVLDKGLKIHTSLDLKKQLAAQESVLAGLKSLDKRQGYRGPLKNLTDFDDVEEFLKENRKKLISEFTSERTILPDGKFAEIVPQKDAKTLKEHPLLPPYIKLKDTVQGVVEKVDDTLGLVHVTLPETKGLIDIETMTWARKPDTETRYDFAVIKKPSEALKKGDVILVKVVADTFASTRLQNSKKKFEGLPDFQKHLALELDQEPLVEGALISFDQQTQDVVAMVGGSNFAKSEFNRAIQAPRQTGSSFKAIVYASALEKGYSPATPIMDAPIVYEEGGNADDAEGQGDPKVWKPANHSKSFGGDILFRNALIKSLNIPTVKIIEDVGVPWAMEYAKRLGIYSPMNPDFTLALGSSSVTLYEMTKVFSEFGRLGKRISPMLIHKVEDAAGKDLLSTISLDQRFEKEIRPVNDEFEQRRKAYLESIKDPAKVEEQKSVDQKHMKIDQSIFFESADQLIRPSTAYVMTTLLKGVIDDPGGTAGRARALGREVAGKTGTTNNYYDAWFIGYSPQIATGVWVGFDKEKSIGKGEVGGRAALPIWVDYMKAAHEGLPQMTFPVPEGIVFANIDSETGKLASASTKKIVRQAFVEGTEPTAAASKAEETTDFYKQDLSE from the coding sequence GTGTTTAAAAAAATCGCCCTGTTTATTGTCGCCCTCGGCCTTATTGGCATCCTGTCCGTTTATCTAATTGTAAAGTCTGTTCAAGCTGGTCTTCCTCAATTAATTACTGTTAAAGACTATGAACCGCTTTTAGTAAGCTCAGTCTATGATCGTCATGGTAAAAAAATTGGTGAATTCTTTCGCGAACGTAGAACTCTTGTCCCTTACGATAAGATTCCAAAAAATCTAGTAAATGCTTTTTTGGCTGCCGAAGACGACCAGTTCTTTGAACATAAAGGCATTAATCTTCAGGCCATCATGCGTGCTACGTTAGCAAACTTGCGTGCCGGCCGTTCTGTTCAAGGGGGATCGACGATCACGCAGCAGGTTGCTAAGACCTTGCTTTTATCTTCTGAAAAAACGCTGACCCGTAAAGTCCGCGACATCTTGCTTGCGATTGAAATGGAAAAAAACTTAAGTAAAGAAGACATTTTGTTTCTTTACTTAAATCAAATTTACTTCGGGCAAGGGGCCTATGGTGTCGAGCAAGCGGCCCAAACTTACTATCACAAAACAGTGAATCAGCTAACCATTCCGGAAATGGCGATCCTTGCAGGTCTTCCGCAAGCGCCAAGCCGTTATAGCCCTGTTTCAAATCCGCTTCGCGCTAAAGAACGTCAGATCTACGTTCTTCGCCGCATGGCTGAAGTTGGTTCAATCACAAAAGACGAAGCGGAAAAAGCCATTCAAGAACCGGTTAAAGTTTATGTTCGTGAAAATTATGAAGAGTACGCGCCGTTCTTCTTAGAAACTGTTCGTCAGTTGCTGGTTGAACAGTTGGGCGAAGACATGGTCTTAGATAAAGGCTTAAAGATTCACACAAGCCTTGATCTTAAAAAACAGTTGGCAGCGCAAGAATCTGTGCTAGCAGGTTTAAAATCTTTGGATAAACGCCAGGGATACCGCGGTCCACTTAAAAACTTAACTGACTTTGATGATGTTGAAGAGTTCTTAAAAGAAAATCGCAAAAAATTGATTTCCGAATTCACGTCAGAGAGAACCATTTTGCCTGATGGTAAATTCGCTGAAATCGTTCCGCAAAAAGATGCGAAGACTTTAAAAGAGCATCCTTTACTTCCTCCGTACATCAAACTTAAAGACACAGTTCAAGGTGTGGTTGAAAAAGTAGATGATACTCTGGGATTAGTTCATGTTACTTTGCCTGAAACAAAAGGTCTTATTGATATTGAAACTATGACCTGGGCAAGAAAGCCTGACACTGAAACGCGGTATGATTTTGCAGTTATTAAAAAACCATCTGAAGCTTTAAAAAAAGGCGACGTGATTTTGGTAAAAGTTGTTGCTGACACTTTTGCTTCAACTCGTTTGCAGAACTCTAAAAAGAAATTTGAAGGATTGCCTGACTTCCAAAAACATCTTGCCCTGGAACTTGATCAGGAACCGTTGGTTGAAGGTGCTTTAATTTCTTTTGATCAACAAACCCAAGACGTTGTTGCCATGGTGGGCGGATCAAACTTTGCGAAAAGTGAGTTCAACCGCGCGATTCAAGCTCCCCGTCAAACAGGCTCTTCATTTAAAGCCATTGTGTATGCTTCAGCTTTAGAAAAAGGCTATTCACCAGCAACTCCTATTATGGACGCTCCAATCGTTTATGAAGAGGGTGGAAACGCTGACGATGCTGAAGGCCAAGGTGACCCAAAAGTTTGGAAGCCAGCAAATCACTCTAAGAGCTTTGGTGGAGATATCTTATTCCGCAATGCCTTGATTAAATCATTGAACATTCCAACGGTGAAAATCATCGAGGACGTGGGTGTTCCTTGGGCCATGGAATATGCAAAGCGCCTTGGAATTTATAGCCCCATGAACCCTGATTTTACGTTGGCATTAGGTTCTAGCAGCGTGACTTTATATGAGATGACAAAAGTTTTCTCTGAATTCGGCCGTTTAGGTAAAAGAATTTCTCCGATGCTAATTCATAAAGTGGAAGATGCTGCGGGAAAGGATTTACTTTCTACGATCAGCCTAGATCAACGCTTTGAAAAAGAAATTCGCCCTGTGAACGACGAATTTGAACAGCGCCGGAAAGCTTACCTTGAATCAATTAAAGATCCAGCGAAGGTTGAAGAGCAAAAGAGCGTAGACCAAAAACACATGAAGATTGATCAAAGTATTTTCTTTGAAAGTGCTGATCAGCTTATTCGTCCATCGACTGCTTATGTGATGACGACACTTTTAAAAGGCGTCATTGATGATCCGGGCGGTACCGCTGGCAGAGCGCGCGCTTTGGGCCGCGAAGTAGCAGGGAAAACCGGAACGACCAACAACTACTATGACGCATGGTTCATCGGCTATAGCCCACAAATTGCTACAGGTGTCTGGGTGGGTTTTGACAAAGAAAAAAGTATTGGAAAAGGCGAGGTCGGTGGTCGAGCTGCTTTACCAATTTGGGTAGATTACATGAAAGCTGCCCATGAAGGTCTTCCGCAGATGACTTTCCCTGTTCCTGAAGGTATTGTCTTTGCTAATATTGATAGTGAAACTGGAAAGCTTGCTTCTGCTTCGACGAAAAAAATTGTTCGTCAGGCCTTCGTTGAAGGAACTGAGCCGACAGCTGCTGCCAGTAAAGCTGAAGAAACAACAGACTTTTACAAACAGGATCTCTCTGAATGA